Within the Mugil cephalus isolate CIBA_MC_2020 chromosome 1, CIBA_Mcephalus_1.1, whole genome shotgun sequence genome, the region GGTGGTGGGTGGCCAAGTTGGAGCAGGATCAGATTGGGATTTCTGCAGCAGTGGTAAAGGTGTAACCCTGTATGCATCCTTCATGTTTGCATACAGAAGATCAGTAGTCCCACTTGAACAACAATCAAAGAAGACAGTGCCGAGTCCAATTGCATTTGATTAAAATTAGCATGAAGCATGAAGGTATCAGGCTGCTGGGTCTGAAGTCTGGCGACAGTTGTGTGGATGATGTCACAGGCAACACTGGCATCCGCTCGATGCCAATTCCCCGGGTATGTAGTGTGATCGGAGACTCACGGCTAAAAGTTCTTTATCATGGCAGCTCTACCTAGCAGAGTGGCTGTAAATGCAGAGTGGCTGCAAATGAGCATGTTCTGTGCTGAGAGCATCAAGAATGACCCTCACTTACTTTTTACTTGTTATCAAATTTAGTTTGATACTGTTTACCTTTTGAGACACTCCGAACTATCACAGTTTCAATCTGTCCAGACAATTATTCAATAATGAATTTAAACTACATGAAATATGATTCAATCGCAAATGACCTTCAGGCACTGATTGTTGAACGTCAATCAACTGGGCTTAATGGATGAGAAGGAATTCAGTGGCTGGTCAATGGTCAAGACAGATGGCAGAGTGGGTGATGAGCATCAAGCTCTGCAATGATTTACCTCTGCTGCCATCATGTGGTAATTGTGAATACTGTGAATACCTCAAAAAAGTTAGAAGTCCCACGTAGAGTGATGCTGACCTGAACGTGTCtcaacaatactgaaaaatttAGTTTTCTCCTTTGGtccttaaaaaacaaagtgtccCAATGAGACATATTCAGAAGTTCTTTATTCAGCATCAGTCCAAACCTACAATTATTTGTTATAGGGGCCAGCAAAAACCTTCAAGCCATTCattcacttttcattcattcagttttcatGATTCAAGCCTCCTCTTGGCTGTATTTGAATTAGCACTTCATTAAAGCTTATGTCAAGTTCATAGCATGCCATGCTTCACTGGACTAAAAACTAAGAATTGCCGTTAGAAATGCAAAATCTTATATGAACAAAAATCTTCCGAAGACGGCAAGTGATCaaactaatttttattttacatatataacAGTCGCCCACATGAGTTTAGTCTGCAGACATTTAAAGTGAACATGACTCCAGTTTAGTCAGAGCCAAAACTGTAGTGGTGTAgtatgcacgcacacaaatcCCTCTGAAACGTTTTGAATGCTGTGTAATGTCTTGGCAGCCTCAGCTTCTCGAAGCAAGTTAGAGCTGTGGGAAGCGTGGCCTCCACTATTTCTACCTTCATCTCCGCGGCTGGCACCTCCCACCCCGTCCAGAACTTTATGAGGTTCTTCAGCTCAGCTTGAGACGCTGTGTTGGGAGAGCAGCAGATTAGGCGACGCATGTGCTAAACAGACTTTTTAACAGCGCGTTAACAGCACTGACACGTACCACTCTCGATGAAGGATTTCAAGTAGCCAGACACTCGACATACATCCCAGACGTCagactcctcctcttctactGATCTGTAGCTCCTCTCGAGCATGACGGTTATAGATGAAGGCCACGTAATGCAATCCAAGATCATCTGCAATGACACGCAACTCCCAGTCTATTCTTTTACACtcgtcaggcataacattatgacctatgCCTTTTGCCTATTGTGTACGTTCCCTTTGTGCCcccaaaaacagttgtgactgggTGTTTTTAGTGGGAGCCTTTGATCCCCTCAACCCctgtgggtcaggcttgttccagcgcatcccacagatacttgatcggtttgggatctagtgaatttggaggccaggtcaacaccttgcgctgtttgTCATGAGTTTTGGAGTTGTTCTTGTGTCTGTATCATGCGACATTCTTCTGGTGTCATTGcaatggggtgggggcgcctggtctggtctaggtgggttgtgcgtgtctaggtaacatccacatgaacgacaggtctaaaagtttccctgctgaacattgtgttgtcaaaGTTGAAAAATGTTAtatgagtggttttaatgttgtggctgatcagtttatgTCGATACTTGGGCAAAGAGGAGGAATACGGATACCACACTATATGTATTTTAAGaattaaaacatcaacaaaaaaacaggaagcatCAAGTGTGTTGTTATCAGTGATTCAATTTTGgtgcttcgtttttttttttttttttctctgcacaaaATGCCCAGTGTTGTTGCATTAGATGTGTGTTCTCTTAGTTCACCTGGGGCGTGACTTGTGCTTCAGACTCCTTGGGAAACAGGATCGGGATCACGTCCTTCCTGTGAATGAGAAGCGGCCACAGTTCCGTGTCCTGTAAGCCTTTTCGGAATTGATTGATTTGACGCGTCGTCTGCCCAATGACCTGCAACACACGGCACACAAAATGACTCTGTTTTGTTGCGGTAAACTGACTTGTGATTTAACAATACCAAAATCAGATGGATGGCACATGGATGATATGGAGAGTAGTGGAGTAGTGTAAAAATCTGTCTTAAAAGAAATCTCATCAGTTAAAATTTAAGGATAAACTTctgtaaactttaaaatatatcTAGTGCCCTGTTTGAAGGATCAGTTCTATTTGTTGACACAATTTAGATGTCTTCTGATTTTGCCTGTATTGCCTAGAAAACTGACTTTGCTGTGGCTTTCTGCTGCACAATTAGTTGTGATTATatatccaaaaataaatattggaaTGATTAAGCTTTCATGAAGAGTATTTGAACTACCGTGTCTCCTTAAACATGATTTTTGATGGATTAATGTAGGGTCTGCGTTCAGCACCAGTGTACAGAAAGCAACACGAGCTGTGAAGCTGAAGTAGAAGTACTTTGACATTACGGCATGTAACAGGAGCTTTTCAGACAGCCATTTCCTGTTGGTGGCATTTGGTGCTGGCAGATTCCACGACAGGCAGAGCTGATGGATGGAGTCACACTCTTTTAATTCGCCTTCTCCAtcaagctgaaataaaacataatgagAAGCACATTTTATTCACGCGGCATGAATAGAATAAATTCAGCAGATTGCATTTTTATGGGTCCGTGGCATCCAGCGACTAGATGCAGCTTTTggaggtgaaaaataaattttgtGCTTGACCTCAGTTAATCCCAGGGCTCACCATTTTCACAGCGTCGCGGATGTCGAGGTCGGGGCAGTCCCTTATGGTCACAGGCGTGGACTCCAATGAACCTCCAAATAAAATGTGGATTACAGCCGGACTGAGTCCTGGGAAACAGGGGCCATGATGTAAGAAGGAATGGCCGACCATTCGGCCCGCTACGCCGAACATGTTTTTGCTTAAGAGCTGTTCTGAAACTGACGGGATGAGGTGATCGGACTCGCCCTCGAAGATTTTGGTGATTGCTGCGCTTCCTGCAACAGTGATAGACTGTGTTTCAAAAGACAATTCAGAGGATAAGGTAAATAAGAATTAATGAGAATAACGAAAATATACTTAGAGCGATTATACCCAGTATATGTTGTatggaataataataagtgaAGATTTTGATACTTTCGTATTTTAGTTCTAAGAAGTGTTTTTTGTCaatcaaaaaactgaaaataattgtttgtgtttgcatgttttgcagattttcagatttttgtgGTTCCCAAGATTAATTTAAAAGATTGTGTAAACAGATAATGCACAGACATTAAACATTAGACATTGAATTGGTTATGACTTTAAATAGTAGAAAGAATTGTTACAGTTATGCAAAGTTTTTTATAAGTATAGATTGCGGTCTAACTTGACGAAAAGACATAATCGGATGACTTTCTCAAGATCAAAGAAAGTAGGCTAATTGCTGGTGTTTGtgtatgatatgaattttttaggccaaggacccccaggctgttggagagattaagtagggaccccctatgTACTATATGTGTATTcaatattaacacacacacatatatatatatatatacattattataattttgcattcaatattgagctatcccttatccttctactaaaatatgttggattcatgttaacgtgtatttaatgaaatttaaatttgtgggggaaatttaaaaaaatatatacaaaaaatgtctaatcaaccaacgacTTTGcgaacccccctgcagtacctccacagaacCTGTAGaagtcgtggaccccctgttaaTCAGTTATCAAGTTGGTGTCATTTATATATGCgtatgcgtgtgcgtgtgcgtatgTTGTTGTTGCGTCTAACCTAAGTTTATATGGAATCCACTTATAACCTTGAAAATCACCGTTGACATCATGTGCCGTTCGACCCCACTTCCTGCGGCATCGTCACCTGCGGAGAAGCAAACACATTCGCGCGGGATTAAAAACGTCTTCCAGCCAGTTCGTACTTTGTCATTTACTAACGGCTACCCAGAAGTTTGCAGCGAAGCGGCGACGCCCACCGAACGCCTTCTCTGCTGTAGAATGCGACCAAAGCTCGGTCTTGCTCCTCCTTGTCTTGTCTGACgtccacacacagaaacagactcCTTGAATCTTTGTGCCTGTGGAGAAGCTCTTGTGAAAATAGCTGGCTGGCTTGTTTCGGGTCAGACACGGTTCTCCATTGTGGGACGGCATCTGAAATGTACAGTGAAATATTTGAACCACGTCCGTAAAACTCGAAGTGACGCTAAAGCAAAATGATCTCATTAAACAGCTCGTACTCTACCTGTAGGACTTTCCTCTGTTTCTTCCGTTTCTGTAGGTATTGACCTGATCATAATTGACAGTCCTGACTCTAGGACAGTCTAAGAGAACAGGATTTTTTagtaaagtgtgtgttttggcatTTCCAGAAACAGGCCTGATTATAGGGCTGCTGTGACAGAGGTATGCAGCGTTGAAGCTTCTCTTGTGACCCTCAGGGAAGAGAAGAAATACTTGAGATTTGCCAACTGATACTCAGATTTTTAATCTGTTCAGATGTGGACAATTgtgaaaaaatgttgtaaaacgTG harbors:
- the LOC125011790 gene encoding uncharacterized protein LOC125011790 isoform X2; this translates as MPSHNGEPCLTRNKPASYFHKSFSTGTKIQGVCFCVWTSDKTRRSKTELWSHSTAEKAFGDDAAGSGVERHMMSTVIFKVISGFHINLGSAAITKIFEGESDHLIPSVSEQLLSKNMFGVAGRMVGHSFLHHGPCFPGLSPAVIHILFGGSLESTPVTIRDCPDLDIRDAVKMLDGEGELKECDSIHQLCLSWNLPAPNATNRKWLSEKLLLHAVIGQTTRQINQFRKGLQDTELWPLLIHRKDVIPILFPKESEAQVTPQMILDCITWPSSITVMLERSYRSVEEEESDVWDVCRVSGYLKSFIESASQAELKNLIKFWTGWEVPAAEMKVEIVEATLPTALTCFEKLRLPRHYTAFKTFQRDLCACILHHYSFGSD
- the LOC125011790 gene encoding uncharacterized protein LOC125011790 isoform X1, which produces MIRSIPTETEETEESPTDAVPQWRTVSDPKQASQLFSQELLHRHKDSRSLFLCVDVRQDKEEQDRALVAFYSREGVRWASPLRCKLLGDDAAGSGVERHMMSTVIFKVISGFHINLGSAAITKIFEGESDHLIPSVSEQLLSKNMFGVAGRMVGHSFLHHGPCFPGLSPAVIHILFGGSLESTPVTIRDCPDLDIRDAVKMLDGEGELKECDSIHQLCLSWNLPAPNATNRKWLSEKLLLHAVIGQTTRQINQFRKGLQDTELWPLLIHRKDVIPILFPKESEAQVTPQMILDCITWPSSITVMLERSYRSVEEEESDVWDVCRVSGYLKSFIESASQAELKNLIKFWTGWEVPAAEMKVEIVEATLPTALTCFEKLRLPRHYTAFKTFQRDLCACILHHYSFGSD